From a single Nymphaea colorata isolate Beijing-Zhang1983 chromosome 4, ASM883128v2, whole genome shotgun sequence genomic region:
- the LOC116252165 gene encoding AT-hook motif nuclear-localized protein 10-like isoform X1, with the protein MEGREATRLASSESPVMMIGSDTYGSTFQNSSVATPPQGGVVQQTRIPFSSVVTSASKPPESASPYRGDSSTPTIFHGMNLSEPLKKKRGRPRKYGPDGTMALALSPLSSVPSYSTPSFKRNRGRPPGSGKRQQLDALGSNLSKYGCAGIGFTPHVITVKAGEDVAAKIMSFSQQGPRAICIISANGAISNVTLRQPATSGGTVTYEGRFEIISLSGSFLLTDSGGTRSRTGGLSVSLAGPDGRVLGGGVAGLLIAATPIQLVVGSFISEGKKPRPRPPPLNHEPSSATPQVSNLGAGAAASPPSRGTMSESSGGAGSPLNQSVSTSNTSQPVQTMPAFSATGWPASQSSAGDHRHEGSM; encoded by the exons ATGGAAGGCAGGGAAGCCACACGGTTAGCCTCCTCTGAGTCCCCTGTTATGATGATCGGCTCGGATACTTATGGTTCGACCTTCCAGAACAGTTCCGTGGCTACTCCACCCCAAGGTGGGGTTGTCCAACAAACGCGCATTCCATTTAGTTCAGTAGTTACTTCTGCATCTAAACCACCGGAGTCTGCGTCTCCCTATCGAGGGGATTCTTCTACACCTACCATATTCCATGGCATGAACCTGAGCGAGCCACTTAAGAAAAAGAGAGGTAGGCCAAGGAAATATGGTCCTGATGGAACTATGGCGTTGGCTTTGTCTCCATTGTCATCAGTCCCAAGTTACTCTACACCATCTTTTAAGCGGAATAGAGGGCGGCCACCGGGATCAGGGAAAAGGCAGCAGCTGGATGCATTAGGTAGCAACCTATCTAAATATG GTTGTGCTGGAATTGGTTTCACTCCTCACGTAATCACTGTCAAAGCTGGAGAG GATGTTGCCGCAAAGATTATGTCCTTTTCGCAGCAAGGTCCCAGAGCAATTTGTATTATTTCAGCTAATGGAGCTATCTCTAATGTAACTCTTCGTCAACCTGCCACCTCTGGGGGAACAGTGACCTACGAG GGTCGCTTTGAGATAATCTCTTTATCAGGCTCCTTTCTGCTTACCGATTCTGGGGGCACTCGTAGCAGAACCGGGGGCCTGAGCGTATCGTTAGCAGGTCCAGATGGCCGTGTTCTGGGCGGCGGGGTAGCTGGATTGTTAATAGCAGCAACGCCTATCCAG TTGGTCGTGGGGAGTTTCATATCTGAAGGAAAGAAGCCGCGTCCAAGACCACCGCCTCTCAACCATGAGCCCTCGTCTGCTACACCACAAGTGTCTAActtgggtgcaggtgcagctGCAAGTCCACCATCAAGAGGGACGATGAGCGAGTCATCTGGCGGCGCTGGTAGCCCGCTTAATCAGAGCGTCAGCACCAGCAACACCAGCCAGCCTGTCCAGACGATGCCTGCCTTTTCGGCCACCGGCTGGCCAGCGTCTCAGTCATCCGCTGGAGATCACCGACACGAAGGCAGCATGTGA
- the LOC116252165 gene encoding AT-hook motif nuclear-localized protein 10-like isoform X2 gives MEGREATRLASSESPVMMIGSDTYGSTFQNSSVATPPQGGVVQQTRIPFSSVVTSASKPPESASPYRGDSSTPTIFHGMNLSEPLKKKRGRPRKYGPDGTMALALSPLSSVPSYSTPSFKRNRGRPPGSGKRQQLDALGCAGIGFTPHVITVKAGEDVAAKIMSFSQQGPRAICIISANGAISNVTLRQPATSGGTVTYEGRFEIISLSGSFLLTDSGGTRSRTGGLSVSLAGPDGRVLGGGVAGLLIAATPIQLVVGSFISEGKKPRPRPPPLNHEPSSATPQVSNLGAGAAASPPSRGTMSESSGGAGSPLNQSVSTSNTSQPVQTMPAFSATGWPASQSSAGDHRHEGSM, from the exons ATGGAAGGCAGGGAAGCCACACGGTTAGCCTCCTCTGAGTCCCCTGTTATGATGATCGGCTCGGATACTTATGGTTCGACCTTCCAGAACAGTTCCGTGGCTACTCCACCCCAAGGTGGGGTTGTCCAACAAACGCGCATTCCATTTAGTTCAGTAGTTACTTCTGCATCTAAACCACCGGAGTCTGCGTCTCCCTATCGAGGGGATTCTTCTACACCTACCATATTCCATGGCATGAACCTGAGCGAGCCACTTAAGAAAAAGAGAGGTAGGCCAAGGAAATATGGTCCTGATGGAACTATGGCGTTGGCTTTGTCTCCATTGTCATCAGTCCCAAGTTACTCTACACCATCTTTTAAGCGGAATAGAGGGCGGCCACCGGGATCAGGGAAAAGGCAGCAGCTGGATGCATTAG GTTGTGCTGGAATTGGTTTCACTCCTCACGTAATCACTGTCAAAGCTGGAGAG GATGTTGCCGCAAAGATTATGTCCTTTTCGCAGCAAGGTCCCAGAGCAATTTGTATTATTTCAGCTAATGGAGCTATCTCTAATGTAACTCTTCGTCAACCTGCCACCTCTGGGGGAACAGTGACCTACGAG GGTCGCTTTGAGATAATCTCTTTATCAGGCTCCTTTCTGCTTACCGATTCTGGGGGCACTCGTAGCAGAACCGGGGGCCTGAGCGTATCGTTAGCAGGTCCAGATGGCCGTGTTCTGGGCGGCGGGGTAGCTGGATTGTTAATAGCAGCAACGCCTATCCAG TTGGTCGTGGGGAGTTTCATATCTGAAGGAAAGAAGCCGCGTCCAAGACCACCGCCTCTCAACCATGAGCCCTCGTCTGCTACACCACAAGTGTCTAActtgggtgcaggtgcagctGCAAGTCCACCATCAAGAGGGACGATGAGCGAGTCATCTGGCGGCGCTGGTAGCCCGCTTAATCAGAGCGTCAGCACCAGCAACACCAGCCAGCCTGTCCAGACGATGCCTGCCTTTTCGGCCACCGGCTGGCCAGCGTCTCAGTCATCCGCTGGAGATCACCGACACGAAGGCAGCATGTGA